The following are from one region of the Epinephelus fuscoguttatus linkage group LG11, E.fuscoguttatus.final_Chr_v1 genome:
- the zgc:112001 gene encoding ankyrin repeat domain-containing protein 9 → MASLTVSSAAQSIDKHRKSFSLLFYRAVRDLKPVWMLEDVRTMETFYQEEDSSQRIYTPSEALLYAIVHDHQAYAQYLLNRFTDEALAKPGERFCCCPSSAPHLAMAVRYDRRYILGLILQETHRSPRSPSYTDRAGCFHMEDGRTPLHLACELLRPEAVIMLLGSGASPHALDHNGLTPLDVILEKLRDPKEANGGARRQCLDNLLMFMPNVHFKMKAALRREPERWSKVLGEETYMYLTGRSPAPLVLTAMQNILKQLSPATFQDSLHELPIPSSLKPPGLPVTPRDRRRVV, encoded by the coding sequence ATGGCCTCTCTAACCGTCAGCTCGGCGGCTCAGAGCATCGACAAGCATCGCAAGTCCTTTTCGCTGCTCTTCTACCGGGCTGTGCGGGACTTGAAGCCGGTCTGGATGCTGGAGGATGTGCGGACCATGGAGACCTTTTACCAGGAGGAGGACTCCAGCCAGAGGATTTATACCCCGTCGGAGGCTTTGCTATACGCTATAGTTCACGATCACCAGGCGTACGCGCAGTACCTACTCAACCGGTTCACGGACGAAGCGCTGGCGAAGCCCGGGGAGCGCTTCTGCTGCTGCCCGTCCTCCGCTCCACACCTGGCCATGGCTGTCCGCTACGACAGGCGCTACATTCTGGGCCTCATCTTACAGGAGACCCACCGGTCACCCAGGTCGCCCTCCTACACGGACCGAGCCGGGTGTTTTCACATGGAGGACGGCAGGACGCCTCTACATCTGGCCTGCGAGCTCCTGCGGCCCGAGGCGGTCATCATGCTGCTGGGGAGCGGGGCGTCCCCGCACGCCCTGGATCACAACGGCTTGACGCCGCTGGATGTCATTCTGGAGAAACTCAGGGACCCCAAGGAGGCGAACGGCGGGGCGAGGAGGCAGTGTCTGGACAACCTGCTCATGTTCATGCCAAATGttcactttaaaatgaaagcGGCTCTGAGAAGAGAGCCGGAGCGGTGGAGCAAGGTGCTGGGCGAGGAGACGTACATGTACCTAACAGGAAGGAGCCCGGCGCCGCTGGTCCTCACTGCCATGCAGAATATTCTAAAGCAGCTGAGCCCTGCGACCTTCCAGGACAGTCTGCATGAGCTGCCCATCCCCTCCTCTC